The Telopea speciosissima isolate NSW1024214 ecotype Mountain lineage chromosome 11, Tspe_v1, whole genome shotgun sequence genome includes the window gtgttggttAGAGAGAGAAAGCTTCATATAAAGGTCCGCTCTCTGCTACTTACTCTCTCATCTTATGATTTTCCACACTTTTCTTGAGCCGATACTAGATTGATATTCTAAAATTTGCCTGTGAtggtttgatttttgacttttaGTATTcgaaatttgttttttttttaaactgttTCTTTGCAATTTGGCTAAGTAATGGATGGATTTGGTTTCAGATATGCATGCTACTGTAATGGATTTTGTTGAAAAATtcagctcttttttttttttttaatacaatcaGAATTTCATCTGTAACAAATGTgcagcaggaaaaaaaaaaaaaaaagggtgtctTTTATTCtcctctatttttctcttctttacaaCTAAATGTTAGAACTATGCTTCCCTAAACCCAAATCTCAAATTGGATGGAAGCAAGTACATTGAAATGAACTAATAtaagaaaggggaaaataaataaatctggCTTACATTTGCAGATAAAATAGAACATTTGAATGAAATGACATAATCAGTGAGACTTGGTGGTGCAATCTGGGTTTATGCTGCTTCCATTGTTAAGGAAAAACTGGAGTTGGCAATCTAAGTGGCCCCAGAACTTAACAGATCCAAGTACTCCTACCTTCCATCGAGTCCTTATACTCCCTTTCAAGTCGAATGTTATCTTATTCTGCCTCAGCGACAGGCCgacctcttcttcctcttgtggGTCTAGTGGGATTGGCGTCGACTCTGCAACATATTCAAAATCGGCAGAGCTGTTCTTGGGTATATCAAAAGGGTTGTTCCTTAGCTGCGCTATTTCCAATCCATGGAAAGAGAGTAAGATATTGAAATCTGAGTAggtggcatgggctttggcgtTGTCGTTCTGTGCTCTGATGACAAGGGTCATCTGGATTTGCAGTATCTCTGCCTGGGAGCTGTCTAGCCTGTCCAGCTTGGCATAGGTGACGCTGATGTAGGGAACCCTTGGTGCGATGATCATGTAGCCAATGAATACAACTAATCCCGTTACTATCACTGCAATGGCAAAGATGGCGCAGATGATAGCAGCACACCATACCAAGAGATTGGTACGTCGTCCTCCACTTCTGAGTAGCTTTGACATTGGCATTGGGAACAAATGGAGAGAGTCCTGCAGAAGAAAACATTCTAGAATCGCCCAGGTTTCTCAAGTTTATGATGCTCTATCTGATTTGGTACTTGGGAGCTTGGCGAGAGAGCTACCTTGGGTTCTTAATTCGAAATGGTGGGGGAGGTTTAGGTATCTTCCTTGCCTGGTGTGAAAGAATACCAAAAAGTtaaaattgcattctttgtattcTTTTACTATAAAGCTGCCCATCTTAGGAATGTATCAACTTTATCCATGGGTAAAGAGAAATACCAAACTTAGCACTAATAaatattagttttcttttccttttactcTTTAGTACTTAAAGGGTTAGTcgttaaaatttgaaaatcttTTAATAGCGACTTATTAATCTAGAGTTGCCTTATGTTCACTCCTCATTATTTGTGGGGAATGGGGATTACTTCTAAGTTAAAAAGGACTTGACTGCTTCAGAAGTGGGTTTACCCTCACGAACTATTCCAGCCTGCTAATCTCTAAGACTAAGCTTCTTgtattttgttgtttctttcttgAATTAAGAACGTAGAAACAACACTGTATATGGCAGGCAAAAGCATCAAACAAAAGCAAAATACTGTAATTTGTCAACAGAAGATGCAACCCacagtagaaaaaaaaaatctctttttttttaatatagatTTGCTCTTTGCATACACGAATTGGTTAAAGCTTGTGGCTTAAATAGCACGATTCATTTTTTGCAGCATTTGAGAGCTTCACACTTCCAGATTTATTATTCTGCAACTGGGCTTGTCTTAAATGGCACGATTCATTTTTTGCAGCATTTGAGTGCTTCACACTTCCAGATTTATTATTCTGCAACTGGGCTTTGCtatttgtttttccttcttttgaaGCAGCTCTTTCTACATAAATGCAGTGCATTCTTTGTCCCTAATTAAAAAATAAGCTTGAACAACTTGCTCACATTCTCTTTCAGCAGATGGGGTATTTCCTAGATGTACAACAATTGGCTCCTTTCTTTagcttttcttctttaaaagtGGAAAACTATATATTGAGATGAACTTGATAGGCTGGCAGATCATCTTACTGACCAAGGGAAATTGCTCACTTGATATTGCTTGTATGCTCAATAATGCTGCACACAGCTTTTTCTACCTGATTTTTAATTTGCTACTTTGTAACAGAGTCCTCAAGCAAATAAAAAGTCAAATTTTTGTATCAATGCCGAAGGATTTGTGACCTGAATGGACCCGCAAGCTTTTGTGAGGTTGTCCATTGGATCCTTGGGCTTGAGAATCCCAGTAGCAGCTTCAAAGACAGCAAGAGATAGAATCTGTGCATCGTCTTCACCAGTTCTCTGTGAGATACGTCTCCGTGGCTTCCCTGTTCAGACGGCAACGGTTCCATTAATATCCTACCCGGAAGCTACACCAGAACTTAACAGCATTGCAACAAGCTTCTATCTAGAAGAAACTGATGTTAGAGCACTGTTGGCACCTGGCTGTTTCCATTCCTCTCATGCATATCTGGAGATTGCTATTTTCACTTGGTCTCAGGGCTTCAATTGTGGTGTCGGCAGCAAGAAGCAGCAGATTGGGACATTCAGGTTGCAGGTTGGTGCTGAGTGGGGAGAAGGGAAGCCAGTAGTACTTCACAATGGATGGATTGGCATTGGCAAAAGCAAGCAGGAAGTTAGTAAATCTAGAGCCGAGCTGCATCTAAGAGTGAAGTTAGATCCTGATCCAAGGTATGTTTTCCAGTTTGAAGACGAGACAACATTGAATCCTCAAATAGTTCAGTTGCAAGGCTCAATCAAGCAGCCCATtttcagttgcaaattcagtcgTGACAGGCGGTAAGAGATGATTTCTTTTTAGAACATTAATGTTCATTATATCAAAGACACCTAATTTTCTTTgataatattttttgttttctaaaaaaaaaaaaagggagggggggaggatTACCTAACTGGAAAGCTTACATTGAGACATGAACATATAAGAGTTGATAatttcaaccccccccccccaaaaaaaaaaaaaaatagtagtaGATAAAAGTCAATTGTTGATGTGTATGGCTGAGTCTGTTGATATTGTCTTTGCCTAATGCTGTCCAAATGACCCATCTATGGATTAGTCTAGGAATTTATTAATCTGGACTGTATCTGTTAGTACCTTTTTGATGGGGCTAAAACTCAAAGCCAAGTAGTTGATGAGTGTCTAGGCTAATAACTCTCTTGATGTATGGAGTATGAACCTCTCTTCAACTTCTGGCTCTGACATTGGAACTGTTAGAAACTAAGATTGCTTTGTTAGTATGGTTCAAGTGCAGCATCTGATGCTGGCCATAAAGTTTGGTGCCATCATGGGCATAATTACATTTTTTTGCAAAGGAACTCAATTTTTCAGTCTCCATTTCATatttactactactactgctactctGCTAGTCATTGTTCAATGTCCATTTTATCTTTATTGGTGCCGCTAGTCTGCTAgtcattgtttaaatttctaTAATAGAGGTACTGCATGCTTTGGATTTTAGATGAGATACTCCATGCTTTGGATTTTATATAAGATTGTTATGACTTTTTATGCATCTTGTCAAAACTGCAGAGGATCTCAGCGGGACCCAATGAGCAGTTACCGGTCAAACTCAGCCAATGGGATTGACCAGGAGGCtgagaggagggagaggaagGGCT containing:
- the LOC122645822 gene encoding uncharacterized protein LOC122645822, which encodes MPMSKLLRSGGRRTNLLVWCAAIICAIFAIAVIVTGLVVFIGYMIIAPRVPYISVTYAKLDRLDSSQAEILQIQMTLVIRAQNDNAKAHATYSDFNILLSFHGLEIAQLRNNPFDIPKNSSADFEYVAESTPIPLDPQEEEEVGLSLRQNKITFDLKGSIRTRWKVGVLGSVKFWGHLDCQLQFFLNNGSSINPDCTTKSH
- the LOC122645820 gene encoding uncharacterized protein LOC122645820; protein product: MDPQAFVRLSIGSLGLRIPVAASKTARDRICASSSPVLCEIRLRGFPVQTATVPLISYPEATPELNSIATSFYLEETDVRALLAPGCFHSSHAYLEIAIFTWSQGFNCGVGSKKQQIGTFRLQVGAEWGEGKPVVLHNGWIGIGKSKQEVSKSRAELHLRVKLDPDPRYVFQFEDETTLNPQIVQLQGSIKQPIFSCKFSRDRRGSQRDPMSSYRSNSANGIDQEAERRERKGWKIMIHDLSGSAVAAAFMATPFVPSMGCDRVARSNPGAWLIVRPDACRLESWQPWGKLEAWRERGIKDSICCRFHLLSEGQEGGELLFSEIMISADKGGVFFIDTDKQTQSGTPVPSPQSSGDFASLSPIVGGFVMNCRVQGEGRSSKPLVQLAMRHVTCVEDAAIFMALAAAVDLSIEACRPFRSKGRTRSRHSF